From a single Nissabacter sp. SGAir0207 genomic region:
- the mltB gene encoding lytic murein transglycosylase B codes for MRQLAALLPLALLLSACSSTPKPADITAQPTSSGGFLLEPQHAVHPLSGDFANNPNTARFIDQMVRKHGFDRQQLHDVLDQAQRLDYVLRLMNQQAPTPKTPGQQQRPSGPNGAWLRYSKKFITPDNVQNGVAFWNQYEGALERAYATYGVPPEIVVGIIGVETRWGRVMGKTRIIDALATLAFDYPRRAEYFSGELETFLLMSRAEGRDPLSLRGSFAGAMGYGQFMPSAFKEYAVDFDGDGHVDLWNPVDAIGSVAHYFAAHGWVKNGTVAVQASGQAPLMQQGYTTKYTVGALSAAGLRPLSPLRDDQQVSLLRLDIGTAYQYWYGLPNFYVITRYNHSTHYAMAVWQLGEAVSRAR; via the coding sequence ATGCGTCAATTAGCTGCCTTGTTACCCCTCGCGCTGCTGCTCTCCGCCTGTAGCAGCACGCCGAAGCCTGCCGATATCACCGCGCAGCCCACCTCCAGCGGCGGCTTTTTGCTCGAGCCGCAGCACGCGGTACACCCGCTGAGCGGCGACTTCGCCAACAACCCCAATACCGCGCGCTTTATCGACCAGATGGTGCGCAAGCATGGCTTTGACCGCCAGCAGCTGCACGATGTGCTGGATCAGGCCCAGCGGCTCGACTATGTACTGCGGCTGATGAATCAGCAGGCACCGACGCCGAAAACCCCCGGCCAGCAGCAGCGGCCAAGCGGGCCGAATGGCGCGTGGCTGCGTTACAGCAAAAAATTCATCACGCCGGACAACGTGCAGAACGGCGTGGCCTTCTGGAACCAGTATGAGGGGGCGCTGGAGCGCGCCTACGCCACCTACGGCGTGCCGCCAGAGATTGTGGTCGGCATCATCGGCGTGGAGACGCGCTGGGGCCGGGTGATGGGCAAGACGCGGATTATCGATGCGCTGGCAACGCTGGCCTTTGACTACCCGCGCCGCGCCGAGTACTTCAGCGGCGAGCTGGAGACCTTCCTGCTGATGTCGCGCGCCGAGGGGCGTGACCCGCTCTCGCTGCGCGGCTCCTTCGCGGGCGCGATGGGCTACGGCCAGTTTATGCCGTCGGCCTTCAAGGAGTATGCGGTGGACTTCGACGGCGACGGCCATGTTGACCTGTGGAACCCGGTTGACGCCATCGGCAGCGTGGCGCACTACTTCGCCGCGCACGGCTGGGTGAAGAATGGCACGGTGGCGGTGCAGGCCAGCGGCCAGGCGCCGCTGATGCAGCAGGGCTACACCACCAAATACACCGTGGGGGCGCTCTCCGCCGCTGGCCTGCGGCCGCTCAGTCCGCTGCGCGATGACCAGCAGGTGAGCCTGCTGCGGCTGGACATCGGCACCGCCTACCAGTACTGGTACGGCCTGCCGAACTTCTATGTCATCACCCGCTACAACCACAGCACCCACTACGCGATGGCGGTGTGGCAGTTGGGCGAGGCGGTCAGCCGGGCGCGCTAA
- the yfaE gene encoding class I ribonucleotide reductase maintenance protein YfaE, translated as MAGATVTLGGHTILVRSSGAQLPCAAEHRCLLETLESHRVPVEYQCREGYCGSCRVKLLNGSVNYHQTPLAFIQEGEILPCCCLPQGDIELDI; from the coding sequence ATGGCAGGCGCGACGGTTACCCTTGGCGGCCACACCATTCTGGTACGCAGCTCTGGCGCGCAGCTTCCCTGCGCGGCAGAGCACCGCTGCCTGCTGGAGACGCTGGAGAGCCACCGTGTGCCGGTGGAGTACCAGTGTCGCGAGGGCTACTGCGGCTCCTGCCGCGTGAAGCTGCTCAACGGCAGCGTCAACTACCACCAGACGCCGCTGGCCTTCATTCAGGAGGGGGAGATCCTCCCCTGCTGCTGTTTGCCGCAAGGGGATATCGAACTCGATATCTGA
- the nrdB gene encoding class Ia ribonucleoside-diphosphate reductase subunit beta, producing MAYTTFSQNKNNQLLEPMFFGQPVNVARFDQQKHEIFEKLIEKQLSFFWRPEEVDVSRDRIDFQGLPDHEKHIFLSNLKYQTLLDSIQGRSPNVALLPLISIPELETWIETWSFSETIHSRSYTHIIRNIVNDPSLVFDDIVTNEEILKRAKDISGYYDDLITMSGYYNLFGEGTHQINGETVVVNLRELKKKLYLCVMSVNALEAIRFYVSFACSFAFAERELMEGNAKIIRLIARDEALHLTGTQHMINLMRSGADDPEMAEIAKECQQQSYDLFVLAAQQEKEWADYLFRDGSMIGLNRDILCQYVEYITNIRMQAVGLDLPFKARSNPIPWINSWLVSDNVQVAPQEVEVSSYLVGQIDSEVNADDLSDFQL from the coding sequence ATGGCCTACACCACGTTTTCCCAGAACAAAAATAACCAGCTGCTTGAGCCGATGTTCTTCGGCCAGCCGGTTAACGTCGCCCGTTTCGACCAGCAGAAGCATGAGATCTTCGAAAAGCTGATCGAGAAGCAGCTCTCCTTCTTCTGGCGCCCGGAAGAGGTGGACGTCTCGCGCGACCGCATCGACTTCCAGGGCCTGCCGGACCATGAGAAGCACATCTTCCTGAGCAACCTGAAGTACCAGACGCTGCTCGACTCCATCCAGGGGCGCAGCCCGAACGTGGCGCTGCTGCCGCTGATCTCCATCCCGGAGCTGGAGACCTGGATCGAGACCTGGTCGTTCTCCGAGACCATCCACTCGCGCTCCTACACCCACATCATCCGCAACATCGTTAACGATCCGTCGCTGGTATTCGATGACATCGTCACCAACGAAGAGATCCTGAAGCGCGCCAAGGACATCTCTGGTTACTACGATGACCTGATCACCATGAGCGGTTACTACAACCTGTTCGGTGAGGGCACCCACCAGATCAACGGTGAAACCGTGGTGGTGAACCTGCGTGAGCTGAAGAAGAAGCTCTACCTGTGCGTGATGAGCGTCAATGCGCTGGAAGCGATCCGCTTCTACGTCAGCTTCGCCTGCTCCTTCGCCTTCGCCGAGCGCGAGCTGATGGAGGGCAACGCCAAGATCATCCGCCTGATCGCCCGTGACGAGGCGCTGCACCTCACCGGCACCCAGCACATGATCAACCTGATGCGCTCTGGCGCGGATGACCCGGAGATGGCGGAGATCGCCAAAGAGTGCCAGCAGCAGAGCTATGACCTGTTTGTGCTGGCGGCGCAGCAGGAGAAAGAGTGGGCGGACTACCTGTTCCGCGACGGCTCGATGATTGGCCTGAACCGCGACATCCTCTGTCAGTATGTGGAGTACATCACCAACATCCGTATGCAGGCAGTGGGCCTGGATCTGCCGTTCAAGGCACGCTCCAACCCGATCCCGTGGATCAACAGCTGGCTGGTGTCGGACAACGTGCAGGTGGCGCCGCAAGAGGTGGAGGTCAGCTCCTATCTGGTCGGCCAGATCGACTCCGAGGTCAATGCCGACGACCTGAGCGACTTCCAGCTCTGA